The DNA segment CGTCCCGAGCAGCGGCCCCATCCCGCGCTCGATGTAGATGTACGTCCCGCCGGCCTCCGGCATCGCGGTCGCCATCTCCGACTTCGAGAGGGCAGCGGGAACCACGAGCAGGCCCGCGAGGAGATACGCGAGGATCACCGCGGGTCCGGCGATCTTCAACGCGAGCGCCGGCAGGATGAAGATGCCGCTGCCGATCATCGCACCGATACTGATCGCAAGTACTGACGGGAGTCCGAGGTCGCGTTCGAGTTCCTTCATTCGGTTGCCTCCGGTCTCGTGGGAGTGCTCGACACCTGGTCAACCAGCGCGTTCGATAGCGTCGTCGACACACAGATCGGTTCGTGAGCGATGTCCTCGAAGAGGTCACACCGATCGGGATCGTGGACCAGCACGAGGACCCGCGGCACGTCGAAGTGCGTGCGCACTTTCTGGGCGATGAGCATGTTCCGGCTGTCCTCGTCCGTGGCCACGATGACCGTCGAGGCGTCCGCGACACCGGCGGCCCCGAGCGCCGCCACATCTTCG comes from the Halapricum desulfuricans genome and includes:
- a CDS encoding NAD-binding protein, which translates into the protein MEPQPNRPASAERPPVAYYVLGTGRFGAAIAHHLEAAGHAVRLIDEAQGPDDRSGFRADPEDVAALGAAGVADASTVIVATDEDSRNMLIAQKVRTHFDVPRVLVLVHDPDRCDLFEDIAHEPICVSTTLSNALVDQVSSTPTRPEATE